Proteins from a single region of Flaviflexus salsibiostraticola:
- a CDS encoding IS1249 family transposase: MNTPYCRPCEQAMTRYGKTSTGRQRYRCAGCRTSRVAAIDTSAKDFALFLSFLFSRQRQRDLPGAGRTFRRRTARFWQLWPTPEVVDEVHRVIYVDGIHLGRSAVILIASTDTHVVGWYLARSEHSQAWGALLARIAPPQVVVTDGGSGFAKARRAHWPTTKVQRCTFHAFSQVRRQTTTRPRTQAGVELYGLAKALLHVRDNTGAAAWLAAYTQWRATWEAFLAERTRLATGQVVLTHQRLVTARSALDTLIRTKTLFTYVDPANFPVDAYLHMPLPATNNRIEGGINTQLRALLRDHRGMSLDRRIKAIMWWCYMHTEYPASPARILRTMPTDTQIQAYYRAAASRGEHARDIGLPGIGTAAVWNELHHSTSYITTWD, encoded by the coding sequence GTGAACACTCCTTATTGCCGCCCGTGCGAGCAGGCGATGACACGCTATGGAAAGACCAGTACGGGACGTCAGCGCTACCGCTGTGCCGGGTGCAGGACGAGTCGCGTAGCGGCGATCGACACCTCCGCGAAAGACTTCGCCCTGTTCTTGTCCTTTCTGTTTTCCCGCCAGCGCCAGCGAGACCTGCCCGGGGCGGGACGGACCTTCCGTCGGCGCACCGCACGGTTCTGGCAGCTGTGGCCCACCCCCGAGGTGGTCGACGAGGTCCACCGGGTGATCTACGTCGATGGGATCCACCTCGGACGCAGCGCCGTGATCCTGATCGCCTCCACCGACACCCATGTCGTGGGCTGGTACCTCGCACGCAGTGAACACAGCCAGGCCTGGGGTGCGCTGCTGGCCCGGATCGCACCGCCACAGGTAGTGGTCACCGATGGTGGATCAGGCTTTGCCAAAGCCCGCCGGGCGCACTGGCCCACCACGAAGGTCCAGCGCTGTACGTTCCATGCTTTCAGCCAGGTGCGTCGCCAGACCACGACCCGGCCCCGCACTCAGGCCGGAGTGGAACTCTACGGCCTGGCTAAAGCGCTGCTCCACGTCCGCGATAACACCGGGGCCGCGGCATGGCTGGCCGCTTACACCCAATGGCGCGCCACATGGGAGGCCTTCCTGGCTGAGCGCACTCGACTCGCCACGGGGCAGGTCGTACTCACTCACCAGCGTCTGGTCACGGCCCGCTCAGCCCTCGATACGCTGATCCGGACCAAGACCTTGTTCACCTACGTCGATCCCGCCAACTTCCCGGTCGACGCCTACCTGCACATGCCACTGCCAGCGACGAATAACCGGATCGAGGGTGGGATCAACACTCAACTGCGGGCCCTGCTACGCGATCACCGCGGGATGAGCCTGGACAGGCGGATCAAAGCGATCATGTGGTGGTGCTACATGCACACTGAATACCCTGCCAGTCCCGCACGCATCCTCAGGACCATGCCCACCGACACCCAGATCCAGGCCTACTACCGAGCTGCGGCCAGCCGCGGCGAACACGCCCGGGACATCGGCCTGCCGGGCATCGGCACCGCAGCCGTCTGGAACGAGCTGCACCACTCGACCAGCTACATCACAACCTGGGACTGA
- a CDS encoding aspartate:alanine exchanger family transporter: MNGIFTLLAEQPVLLAFLLVGAGMALGQIKIKGVGLGAAAVLFLAIAVTAWATAEGYEIAIPHIVGTLGLVIFAFAIGNNAGGTFFKSLKQATGPIVTMVALFILAAVAAYFVGTYVFDMDIALIAGTFAGAVTNTPALAAAGESSGDPGTATVGYAVAYLFGVIGMIIAANAALRKAHLDTDTPSPVTHQNVRVDRDDRPTVGEIMARLGAEIEFSRIRRGEEGPIWIPSSSEQLHEGDLVTIVGEDAAVEQAVAALGHRSIHSLRSDRRLLDFRRVTVSEPGLVGKTVAELDEVLAERWGAKISRVRRSDQDMLAIPSMMVEMGDRVRVVGPTMKLKEISRWLGDSSKGLTDINPVALGLGLSAGMLLGAIEVPMPGGGSFSLGAAAGVLIVGLIMGRLGRIGSVVTALPKSANAVMSELGLLLFLAQAGTNAGGQIGQAFSGDEWWKILLLGILVTSIMAVGLYAAMRSIFKMGGTRLSGLLGGAQTQPAVLAFANGRTGADPRVALGYALVYPVAMITKILVAHFLGGM; the protein is encoded by the coding sequence ATGAACGGTATATTCACGCTCTTGGCCGAGCAGCCGGTCCTCCTGGCCTTTCTCCTGGTCGGGGCCGGCATGGCGCTGGGGCAGATCAAGATCAAGGGTGTCGGCCTGGGGGCCGCCGCTGTCCTCTTCCTCGCCATCGCGGTCACGGCCTGGGCAACAGCCGAGGGCTACGAGATCGCGATCCCGCACATCGTCGGAACACTCGGACTTGTCATCTTCGCCTTCGCCATCGGCAACAACGCCGGCGGCACATTCTTCAAGTCCCTCAAACAGGCGACCGGCCCCATCGTGACGATGGTCGCCCTCTTCATCCTCGCCGCGGTCGCGGCCTACTTCGTCGGCACCTACGTGTTCGACATGGATATCGCCCTCATCGCCGGAACGTTCGCCGGAGCTGTGACGAACACGCCGGCGCTCGCGGCCGCCGGTGAATCCTCCGGTGACCCGGGCACGGCCACCGTCGGCTATGCCGTCGCCTACCTCTTCGGCGTCATCGGCATGATCATCGCGGCGAACGCGGCACTCCGGAAGGCGCATCTCGACACCGACACTCCCTCACCGGTCACCCACCAGAACGTCCGCGTCGACCGCGACGATAGGCCGACGGTTGGGGAGATCATGGCGCGGCTCGGGGCGGAGATCGAGTTTTCCCGCATCCGCCGCGGCGAGGAGGGCCCGATCTGGATCCCGTCCTCGAGCGAGCAGCTCCACGAGGGCGACCTCGTGACGATCGTCGGTGAGGATGCCGCCGTCGAGCAGGCCGTGGCCGCGCTCGGGCACCGATCCATCCATTCCCTCCGGTCCGACCGGCGCCTCCTCGACTTCCGCCGCGTCACCGTCTCCGAGCCCGGGCTCGTCGGTAAGACCGTCGCCGAGCTCGACGAGGTGCTCGCCGAGCGCTGGGGCGCGAAGATCTCCCGCGTGCGCAGGTCCGATCAGGATATGCTCGCCATCCCGTCCATGATGGTGGAGATGGGGGACAGGGTCCGCGTCGTCGGGCCGACGATGAAGCTCAAGGAGATCTCCCGCTGGCTGGGCGACTCGTCCAAGGGCCTGACCGACATCAACCCCGTCGCCCTCGGCCTCGGTCTCAGCGCCGGCATGCTCCTCGGCGCGATCGAGGTGCCGATGCCGGGCGGCGGCAGCTTCTCACTCGGTGCCGCGGCCGGCGTCCTCATCGTCGGTCTCATCATGGGCAGGCTCGGCAGGATCGGGAGTGTCGTCACGGCCCTGCCGAAGTCGGCGAACGCCGTCATGTCGGAGCTCGGTCTTCTGCTCTTCCTCGCCCAGGCCGGCACGAACGCGGGCGGGCAGATCGGCCAGGCGTTCAGCGGTGATGAGTGGTGGAAGATCCTCCTCCTCGGCATCCTCGTCACGTCGATCATGGCAGTCGGACTGTATGCGGCCATGCGCAGCATCTTCAAGATGGGCGGGACGAGACTGTCCGGCCTCCTCGGCGGTGCTCAGACCCAGCCCGCGGTGCTCGCCTTCGCCAACGGACGTACGGGAGCCGACCCGCGCGTGGCGCTCGGGTACGCTCTCGTCTATCCGGTCGCGATGATCACGAAGATTCTCGTCGCCCATTTCCTCGGCGGGATGTAG
- a CDS encoding phosphoketolase family protein — protein sequence MPTVSQDIIDSIRNPSEQEVAHVDAWWRANNYLTVGQIYLKSNPLLRRPLEPDDIKPRLLGHWGTSPGLSLIYAHASRLIQKTGQEMIYITGPGHGGPAIVAATYLEDTYTECFPDITQDEEGLRRLFRQFSAPGGIPSHASVTTPGSINEGGELGYALVHGFGAVFDNPNLIALTVVGDGEAETAPLEGSWKSISFLNPARDGAVLPVLHLNGAKIASPTVQGRKDPDEVRRIYEGHGYDVIEVEGSDLPGMHYRFADALGEAYSKIQSIQHTARTEGVIQGRRPRWPMIILRSPKGWTGPTTVDGVQIEGTWRSHQVPLSGVRDNPDHLRQLEEWMRSYRPEELFDDAGRPTDAVRAINPSGEWRMSAHPAGNGGGQYSPLELPDWRSLAIDFDPAERGRFRDESTAYLGRLLEQIYRLNPTTFRLFCPDETNSNRLGAVFNASDRTFMESTTEEDVKLSADGRVMEVLSEHLTHGWLEGYCLTGRHGMFASYEAFGMVSVSQTVQHTKWLKEAIDIDWRESVPSLNILLSSTAWRNDHNGFSHQGPGVLSTIVNMQGRIVRTYLPPDANCLLEVSDYIFRTKDRVNVIVQDKQPQFQWLTPDEAHAHCRKGFGIWDWAGNEDLGSGADPDIVIACAGDVVTMEAVAAAQIIRQRLPHMKVRVVNVVRLQTLSRPKDHPTGMSDQDFAEAFTDTTDVLFCFHGYAGVIHQLVHGRPDVDRFHVRGFQEEGTTTTPFDMVVRNKTDRYSLVIDAINNTRRTIRGGADLKRWCETQLERHEEYKVEHLEDMPEILDWAFEPNPAYS from the coding sequence ATGCCGACCGTTTCTCAGGACATCATCGATTCGATCAGGAACCCGTCCGAGCAGGAGGTCGCGCATGTCGACGCCTGGTGGCGGGCCAACAACTACCTGACCGTCGGGCAGATCTACCTCAAGTCGAATCCGCTGCTGCGGCGACCGCTCGAGCCCGACGACATCAAGCCCCGCCTTCTCGGCCACTGGGGCACCTCACCGGGACTGTCACTCATCTACGCGCACGCCTCCCGCCTCATTCAGAAAACCGGCCAGGAGATGATCTACATCACCGGTCCCGGTCATGGCGGTCCGGCAATCGTCGCCGCGACCTACCTCGAGGACACCTACACCGAGTGCTTCCCCGACATCACCCAGGACGAGGAGGGCCTGCGCAGGCTGTTCCGGCAGTTCTCCGCACCCGGCGGGATCCCCTCCCACGCCTCGGTCACGACCCCGGGGTCGATCAATGAGGGCGGCGAGCTCGGTTACGCCCTCGTCCACGGGTTCGGCGCCGTCTTCGACAATCCCAACCTCATTGCCCTCACCGTCGTCGGCGACGGCGAGGCCGAGACAGCGCCCCTCGAGGGCTCGTGGAAGTCGATCTCCTTCCTCAATCCTGCCCGCGACGGCGCCGTCCTTCCCGTCCTCCATCTCAACGGCGCGAAGATCGCCTCACCCACCGTTCAGGGGCGGAAGGACCCCGACGAGGTGCGCAGGATCTACGAGGGCCACGGGTATGACGTCATCGAGGTCGAGGGCAGCGACCTGCCCGGCATGCACTACCGCTTCGCCGACGCGCTGGGCGAGGCGTATTCGAAGATCCAGTCGATCCAGCACACCGCCCGGACGGAGGGCGTCATCCAGGGCCGACGGCCCCGTTGGCCGATGATCATCCTCCGCAGCCCCAAGGGGTGGACGGGCCCCACCACGGTCGACGGCGTTCAGATCGAGGGCACGTGGCGCTCCCATCAGGTGCCGCTCTCGGGCGTGAGGGACAACCCCGATCACCTGCGCCAGCTCGAGGAGTGGATGCGCTCCTACCGGCCAGAGGAGCTCTTCGACGACGCCGGAAGGCCGACGGATGCTGTCCGCGCCATCAACCCGAGCGGTGAGTGGCGGATGTCCGCCCATCCCGCCGGCAATGGTGGCGGGCAGTACAGTCCGCTCGAGCTGCCCGACTGGCGCAGCCTCGCGATCGACTTCGACCCCGCGGAGCGGGGACGGTTCCGTGACGAATCGACGGCCTACCTCGGCAGGCTCCTCGAGCAGATCTACCGGCTCAACCCGACGACGTTCAGGCTCTTCTGCCCCGACGAGACGAACTCGAACAGGCTCGGCGCCGTCTTCAACGCCTCTGATCGGACCTTCATGGAATCGACCACCGAGGAGGATGTGAAGCTGTCCGCGGACGGCAGGGTTATGGAGGTTCTGTCCGAGCACCTGACCCACGGCTGGCTCGAGGGCTACTGCCTGACAGGCCGGCATGGGATGTTCGCGAGCTACGAGGCGTTCGGCATGGTGAGCGTCTCCCAGACCGTCCAACACACCAAGTGGCTCAAAGAGGCGATCGACATCGACTGGCGGGAGTCCGTCCCCTCCCTCAACATCCTTCTGTCGTCGACCGCGTGGCGCAATGACCACAACGGCTTCTCCCACCAGGGACCGGGCGTCCTGTCGACGATCGTCAACATGCAGGGCAGAATTGTCCGCACCTACCTGCCGCCGGACGCGAACTGTCTCCTCGAGGTGTCGGACTATATCTTCAGGACGAAGGACCGCGTCAACGTCATCGTCCAGGACAAGCAGCCCCAGTTCCAGTGGCTGACTCCCGACGAGGCCCACGCCCACTGCCGCAAGGGCTTCGGGATCTGGGACTGGGCGGGGAACGAGGATCTCGGCTCGGGCGCGGACCCCGATATCGTCATCGCCTGCGCCGGTGACGTCGTGACGATGGAGGCCGTCGCCGCGGCACAGATCATCCGGCAGCGGCTCCCCCACATGAAGGTGAGGGTCGTCAACGTCGTGCGCCTCCAGACACTGTCCCGACCGAAGGACCACCCGACGGGGATGAGCGACCAGGACTTCGCCGAGGCCTTCACCGACACGACCGACGTCCTCTTCTGCTTCCACGGGTACGCGGGCGTCATCCACCAGCTCGTGCACGGCCGTCCCGATGTCGACCGATTCCATGTGCGCGGCTTCCAGGAGGAGGGAACGACGACGACACCATTCGACATGGTCGTCCGCAACAAGACGGACCGCTACAGCCTCGTCATCGACGCCATCAACAACACGAGGCGGACGATTCGCGGCGGAGCCGATCTCAAGCGCTGGTGCGAGACTCAGCTCGAGCGCCACGAAGAATACAAGGTCGAGCATCTCGAGGACATGCCGGAGATCCTCGACTGGGCATTCGAGCCGAACCCCGCCTACTCCTAG
- a CDS encoding acetolactate synthase large subunit — protein sequence MRAQGAIREKSTGARSIIRSLEELGVDTVFGIPGGAILPTYDPLMDSSSVRHILVRHEQGAGHAAEGYAHATGRVGVCIATSGPGATNLTTAILDAYMDSVPMLCITGQVGASLIGTDAFQEADIVGITMPITKHSFLVTDPKDIPARIAEAYELAQSGRPGPVIVDVAKSAQNADCDFVWPPVRDLPGYRPVTKPNARQVREAARLIATAKRPVFYVGGGVIRSGAADELRELVKMTGIPAVTTLNAIGSLPTDDPHNLGMPGMHGTVAAVDAMQRSDLLITLGARFDDRVTGRLDSFAPDAKIIHADIDPAEIGKNRHADVPIVGDVKETILDLMAEMPAAYRQYDKRDISEWWTRLNRMRETYPLGWTPTEDGYMAPQYVIEQLSEIVGPDAIYVSGVGQHQMWSSQFLKFRDPRTWINSGGAGTMGVSVPAAMGAKVAQPDKVVWAIDGDGCFQMTNQELATCVINDIPIKVAIINNSSLGMVRQWQTLFYSGRYSNTDLDTGHGTRRVPDFVKLAEAYGCAALRCERPEDVADTIRQAMEINDRPVVVDFQVSADAMVWPMVAAGVSNDEIQYARDLAPDWDDEE from the coding sequence ATCAGGGCACAGGGTGCCATCCGAGAGAAGTCGACCGGAGCCCGGTCGATTATCCGGTCACTGGAAGAGCTGGGTGTAGATACGGTATTCGGCATCCCCGGCGGCGCCATCCTGCCGACCTATGACCCGCTCATGGATTCGAGCTCGGTCCGCCACATCCTCGTGCGCCACGAGCAGGGTGCGGGCCACGCGGCGGAGGGTTACGCGCACGCCACCGGACGGGTCGGCGTCTGCATCGCCACCTCCGGTCCCGGCGCGACGAACCTGACGACGGCGATTCTCGACGCCTACATGGACTCGGTCCCGATGCTGTGCATCACCGGCCAGGTCGGCGCGAGCCTCATCGGCACGGACGCCTTCCAGGAGGCCGACATCGTCGGGATCACGATGCCGATCACGAAGCATTCCTTCCTCGTCACCGATCCGAAGGACATCCCCGCCCGCATCGCCGAGGCCTACGAGCTCGCTCAGTCCGGACGCCCCGGCCCCGTCATCGTCGACGTGGCCAAGTCCGCCCAGAACGCCGACTGCGACTTCGTGTGGCCGCCCGTGCGGGACCTGCCGGGATACCGGCCCGTGACGAAGCCGAACGCCCGCCAGGTGCGTGAGGCGGCACGTCTTATCGCGACCGCGAAGCGCCCCGTCTTCTACGTGGGCGGCGGCGTCATCCGCTCGGGTGCGGCCGATGAGCTGCGCGAGCTGGTGAAGATGACCGGCATCCCTGCCGTCACCACCCTCAATGCGATCGGCTCGCTGCCGACCGACGATCCGCACAACCTCGGCATGCCCGGCATGCACGGCACGGTGGCGGCGGTTGACGCGATGCAGCGCTCCGACCTTCTCATCACCCTCGGTGCGCGCTTCGACGACCGTGTGACGGGCCGCCTCGACTCGTTCGCGCCGGACGCGAAGATCATCCACGCCGATATCGACCCGGCCGAGATCGGTAAGAACCGCCACGCGGATGTCCCGATCGTCGGCGACGTCAAGGAGACGATCCTCGACCTCATGGCGGAGATGCCGGCCGCGTACCGTCAGTACGACAAGCGCGACATCTCCGAGTGGTGGACCCGCCTCAATAGGATGCGGGAGACCTACCCGCTCGGCTGGACGCCGACCGAGGACGGCTACATGGCGCCCCAGTACGTCATCGAGCAGCTGAGCGAGATCGTCGGCCCGGACGCCATCTACGTCTCCGGCGTCGGCCAGCACCAGATGTGGTCCTCGCAGTTCCTCAAGTTCCGCGACCCGCGGACGTGGATCAACTCCGGCGGCGCGGGCACGATGGGTGTGTCGGTTCCGGCGGCGATGGGCGCGAAGGTTGCCCAGCCGGACAAGGTTGTGTGGGCGATCGACGGCGATGGCTGCTTCCAGATGACGAACCAGGAGCTCGCCACCTGCGTCATCAACGACATCCCGATCAAGGTCGCCATCATCAACAACTCCTCGCTCGGCATGGTGCGCCAGTGGCAGACGCTGTTCTACAGCGGCCGCTACTCGAATACCGACCTCGACACGGGCCACGGCACACGCCGCGTCCCCGACTTCGTCAAGCTCGCCGAGGCCTACGGGTGCGCCGCCCTCCGCTGTGAGCGCCCGGAGGATGTTGCCGACACGATCCGCCAGGCGATGGAGATCAACGACC
- the ilvD gene encoding dihydroxy-acid dehydratase, with protein sequence MPQLRSATSTQGRNFAGARALWRATGMGDDDFGKPIIAVANSFTQFVPGHVHLKDMGQLVISAIEEAGGVGKEFNTIAVDDGIAMGHDGMLYSLPSREIIADSVEYMVNAHTADALVCISNCDKITPGMLMAAMRLNIPVIFVSGGPMEAGKPIEGVIDHPVNLVDAMSGAADESITDEQLAQIESAACPTCGSCSGMFTANSMNCLTEALGLSLPGNGSTLATHVARRELFLEAGRRIVDLAKRYYHEDDESVLPRNIATRDAFFNAMSLDVAMGGSTNTILHILATAIEGEVDFTLEDIDALSRQVPCLSKVAPNHPNYHMEDVHRAGGIPAILGELHRGGLLRTNVHTVHSDSIDDWLGRWDIRAENPAPEAIELFKAAPGGVRTTQAFSQANEWQELDTDAAGGCIRSVENAYTADGGLAVLSGNIAEEGAVIKTAGIDEDLFHFEGRARVVDSQEDAIELILSKSVVPGDIVVIRYEGPKGGPGMQEMLYPTSFLKGLGLGKTCALITDGRFSGGTSGISIGHVSPEAAAGGAIGLIEEGDRIVLDVATRRLELLVDDETLAARRAAKGAAPWKPAKERPRKVSKALKAYAMLARSATYGGVRSLDDD encoded by the coding sequence ATGCCACAACTGCGTTCAGCCACCTCAACTCAGGGTCGCAATTTCGCCGGCGCCCGAGCCCTCTGGAGGGCGACGGGAATGGGCGACGATGACTTCGGCAAGCCGATCATCGCGGTCGCGAATTCGTTCACCCAGTTCGTCCCCGGCCATGTCCACCTCAAGGACATGGGACAGCTCGTCATCTCGGCGATCGAAGAGGCCGGCGGGGTCGGCAAGGAGTTCAACACGATCGCGGTCGATGACGGCATCGCCATGGGGCACGACGGGATGCTCTACTCCCTTCCCTCCCGCGAGATCATCGCCGACTCGGTCGAATACATGGTCAATGCCCACACGGCTGACGCGCTCGTCTGCATCTCCAACTGCGACAAGATCACGCCCGGGATGCTCATGGCCGCCATGCGGCTCAACATCCCCGTCATCTTCGTCTCCGGCGGCCCCATGGAGGCCGGCAAGCCGATCGAGGGAGTCATCGACCACCCTGTCAACCTTGTCGACGCTATGTCCGGCGCGGCCGACGAGTCGATCACGGACGAGCAGCTCGCCCAGATCGAATCCGCCGCCTGCCCGACGTGCGGGTCCTGCTCGGGCATGTTCACCGCGAACTCGATGAACTGCCTGACCGAGGCGCTCGGCCTGTCGCTTCCCGGCAACGGCTCGACTCTCGCCACCCACGTCGCGCGCAGGGAGCTCTTCCTTGAGGCCGGACGAAGGATCGTTGACCTGGCGAAGCGGTACTACCACGAGGACGACGAGTCGGTCCTGCCCCGCAACATTGCGACGCGGGACGCGTTCTTCAACGCCATGAGCCTCGACGTGGCGATGGGGGGATCGACGAACACGATCCTCCACATCCTCGCCACCGCGATCGAGGGGGAGGTCGACTTCACCCTCGAGGACATCGACGCGTTGTCGCGGCAGGTCCCCTGCCTCTCGAAGGTGGCCCCAAATCACCCGAACTACCACATGGAGGACGTCCATCGTGCGGGCGGCATCCCCGCCATCCTCGGTGAGCTCCACAGGGGCGGGCTGCTGCGCACGAACGTCCACACGGTCCACTCCGATTCGATCGACGACTGGCTGGGCCGCTGGGACATCCGCGCCGAGAATCCTGCGCCCGAGGCGATCGAGCTCTTCAAGGCCGCCCCCGGCGGCGTGCGGACGACCCAGGCCTTCTCGCAGGCGAACGAGTGGCAGGAGCTCGACACGGACGCCGCAGGCGGCTGCATCCGATCCGTCGAGAACGCCTACACGGCCGACGGCGGTCTCGCCGTCCTGTCCGGCAACATCGCCGAAGAGGGCGCCGTCATCAAGACCGCCGGCATCGACGAGGACCTGTTCCACTTCGAGGGAAGGGCCAGAGTCGTCGACTCCCAGGAGGACGCGATCGAGCTCATCCTGTCGAAGTCGGTCGTGCCCGGCGATATCGTCGTCATCCGCTACGAGGGTCCGAAGGGCGGGCCGGGCATGCAGGAGATGCTCTACCCGACGTCCTTCCTCAAGGGGCTCGGCCTCGGCAAGACCTGTGCACTCATCACGGATGGGCGCTTCTCCGGGGGGACCTCCGGCATCTCCATCGGCCACGTCTCGCCCGAGGCCGCGGCCGGAGGCGCCATCGGCCTCATCGAGGAGGGCGATCGCATCGTCCTCGACGTCGCCACCCGCCGCCTCGAGCTGCTCGTCGATGATGAGACGCTGGCGGCTCGCCGCGCCGCCAAGGGTGCGGCCCCGTGGAAGCCGGCGAAGGAGCGCCCGAGGAAGGTCTCGAAGGCCCTCAAGGCCTACGCCATGCTCGCCCGCTCGGCGACGTACGGCGGGGTGCGCAGCCTCGACGACGACTAG